The following proteins come from a genomic window of Streptomyces sp. GS7:
- a CDS encoding LuxR C-terminal-related transcriptional regulator produces the protein MAGRREECSSSDQSGVCMAVLDPELTVRQANQDFFHHFATAAAACADVLDSSAVSGSSTTAPDVCGRNFRDLVHPSVRQPLMRQFERLLEGRRDRFAARVVALRPTGDAFTGSLTASAVRGYHPDPTAVLVLMRSGEGTEDDAVVAPRKKLLSEIDARILEGIAAGLSTIPLASRLYLSRQGVEYHVTGLLRKLKVPNRAALVSRAYAMGVLTVGTWPPRVVDDFIK, from the coding sequence GTGGCGGGACGGCGGGAAGAGTGTTCGTCGTCCGACCAGTCCGGCGTGTGCATGGCCGTCCTGGACCCCGAATTGACGGTCCGGCAGGCCAACCAGGACTTCTTCCACCACTTCGCGACCGCCGCCGCGGCCTGTGCCGACGTTCTCGACTCGTCCGCCGTATCCGGGTCCTCGACCACGGCACCCGACGTCTGCGGGCGCAACTTCCGCGATCTGGTGCACCCCAGCGTGCGGCAGCCGCTCATGCGGCAGTTCGAGAGACTGCTGGAGGGCCGGCGGGACCGGTTCGCCGCGCGCGTGGTGGCGCTCAGACCGACGGGTGACGCGTTCACCGGCAGTCTCACGGCCTCCGCGGTGCGCGGCTACCACCCCGACCCGACCGCGGTTCTCGTCCTGATGCGGTCGGGAGAGGGCACGGAGGACGATGCGGTGGTGGCGCCGCGGAAGAAATTGCTCAGCGAGATCGACGCGCGAATTCTGGAGGGAATCGCGGCGGGTCTGTCGACCATTCCGCTGGCCTCCCGGCTGTATCTCAGCAGGCAGGGTGTGGAATATCACGTCACCGGACTGCTGCGGAAACTGAAGGTGCCCAACCGCGCGGCCCTGGTCTCCCGCGCGTATGCGATGGGGGTGCTCACGGTGGGGACCTGGCCGCCCCGTGTCGTGGACGACTTCATCAAGTAA
- a CDS encoding ATP-binding protein — MLYERESELARIDTAVRRAQAGRFSVLLLTGPLGIGRSTLLQEADAHPRDSIRVLRANAASMEQDFAFGIVHQLLGPIMAGDRTGPADQDAGSAARPLPPDRLPAPGGEGAPASEAALHDLRSLLAEACATTPVLLLVDDLQWADLPSLRWLAYLARRPHGLRATLVCTVRDGESRAQHPLIRDIADAADVLRPAPLSLGGTRALIQHHLGEPADDAYAHACHDTCAGNPLFLQYVLRDLASSGHRPTAEHAGQARAQRPVQLRDRLVSCLHAQPGPVRDLAAAIAAFGDHGEPDLVRRHARLDATGHQQALRTLHHLGLLAPHDTPRFVHRVVRDAVESGLTVAERERSRNAAAELLHQAGRPAEHVADLLMAVTATDQPWSVGVLRTAADAALRRGAADTAAHYLQRALLESTVDDDVRARLLIELANAERGIDLAACERHISQAVRLLPSATGRAAAVLRIPPNLLGEAPSSAVDLLRHVFNDLDPAAPHQGPAREIALRLEARLWHAGHENPAELTGAVTRLRALGTPPPLDTGGARELATVLINAGVLSSALSAPEVADLAGQILEREPSTSARACTALPLLSVALYAADTVEGINTRLSCEPHSDRPHAVVHAENALIQLACGRLTEARDQADRAAESADADWREPTAVVRAAVAMETGDVQLIERLLTDAGRSWPHSLAPAAMLQLLKASLDARRGHASSALGSVLACGRQLEAVGWRNSALFPWRPRAIVLHHRLGESCPAMALAEEELAWARQWAAPAALGRALRLRALLPGGGGVPALRASAEILRTSANQLELARTLLHLGRALEGGKESTAVLREAADLAAGCGAPWLTERARAALGTEAPSAETPLTHSERKVVSLVGRGLTNQEIADELGVSTRAVEKRLTSCYRKLGVAGRRELLGGRGSRRGVRSALSMP, encoded by the coding sequence ATGCTGTATGAGCGGGAATCCGAACTGGCCCGCATCGACACCGCAGTGCGTCGGGCGCAGGCGGGCCGTTTCTCCGTACTGCTGCTGACCGGACCGCTGGGTATCGGCCGGTCGACCCTACTCCAGGAAGCCGACGCCCATCCCCGCGACAGCATACGGGTGTTGCGGGCCAACGCCGCATCCATGGAGCAGGACTTCGCCTTCGGCATCGTCCACCAGCTCCTCGGCCCCATCATGGCCGGCGACCGCACCGGCCCTGCCGACCAGGACGCGGGCAGCGCCGCCCGGCCGCTCCCGCCCGACCGCCTCCCGGCTCCCGGCGGCGAGGGCGCCCCGGCTTCCGAAGCGGCCCTGCACGACCTGCGGTCCCTGCTGGCCGAAGCCTGCGCCACCACCCCCGTACTCCTCCTCGTCGACGACCTGCAGTGGGCCGACCTCCCCTCCCTGCGCTGGCTCGCCTACCTGGCTCGGCGCCCGCACGGGCTGCGCGCCACCCTCGTGTGCACCGTGCGCGACGGCGAATCCCGCGCCCAACACCCGCTCATCCGCGACATCGCGGACGCCGCCGACGTCCTGCGCCCCGCCCCGCTCTCGCTCGGCGGCACCCGCGCCCTGATCCAGCACCACCTGGGCGAACCCGCCGACGACGCCTACGCCCACGCCTGCCACGACACCTGCGCCGGGAACCCCCTCTTCCTCCAGTACGTCCTGCGCGACCTGGCGTCGAGCGGCCACCGACCCACCGCCGAACACGCCGGTCAGGCCCGCGCCCAGCGACCCGTCCAGCTCCGCGACCGCCTGGTCAGCTGCCTGCATGCCCAGCCCGGCCCGGTACGCGACCTGGCCGCGGCCATCGCCGCCTTCGGCGACCACGGCGAACCCGACCTCGTCCGGCGCCATGCGCGACTGGACGCCACCGGCCACCAGCAGGCCCTGCGCACCCTGCACCACCTCGGCCTGCTGGCCCCCCACGACACCCCGCGCTTCGTCCACCGCGTCGTCCGCGACGCGGTCGAGTCCGGCCTCACCGTCGCCGAGCGCGAACGCTCCCGCAACGCCGCGGCCGAACTCCTCCACCAGGCCGGCCGCCCCGCCGAACACGTCGCGGACCTGCTGATGGCCGTCACCGCCACCGATCAGCCATGGTCGGTAGGGGTACTGCGGACGGCCGCGGACGCCGCCCTGCGCCGTGGTGCGGCGGACACCGCCGCCCACTACCTGCAACGCGCCCTGCTGGAGAGCACCGTGGACGACGACGTACGCGCCCGCCTGCTGATCGAGTTGGCCAACGCCGAACGCGGCATCGACCTCGCCGCCTGTGAACGCCACATCAGCCAGGCCGTCCGCCTCCTGCCGTCGGCCACCGGCCGGGCCGCCGCCGTTCTGCGCATCCCGCCCAACCTCCTGGGAGAGGCGCCCTCTTCGGCAGTGGACCTGCTGCGCCACGTCTTCAACGACCTCGACCCCGCGGCACCACACCAGGGGCCGGCCCGCGAGATCGCCCTGCGTCTGGAAGCGCGCCTGTGGCACGCCGGACACGAGAACCCGGCCGAACTGACCGGTGCGGTAACACGCCTGCGCGCCTTGGGTACCCCGCCCCCCTTGGACACCGGCGGCGCCCGCGAACTGGCAACCGTCCTGATCAACGCGGGGGTCCTGTCCAGCGCCTTGTCGGCACCCGAGGTCGCGGACCTGGCCGGACAGATCCTGGAGCGCGAGCCGTCGACCTCGGCACGCGCCTGCACCGCACTCCCGCTGCTCTCGGTAGCCCTGTACGCCGCCGACACCGTGGAGGGCATCAACACCCGTCTGTCCTGCGAGCCGCACTCCGACCGTCCGCACGCGGTGGTGCACGCCGAGAACGCCCTGATCCAGCTCGCCTGCGGCCGCCTGACCGAGGCCCGTGACCAGGCCGACCGGGCCGCCGAGTCGGCCGACGCGGACTGGCGGGAGCCGACCGCCGTCGTCCGGGCCGCGGTGGCCATGGAGACCGGCGACGTCCAGCTGATCGAGCGTCTTCTCACGGACGCCGGGCGGAGCTGGCCGCACAGCCTCGCTCCGGCGGCCATGCTGCAACTCCTCAAGGCCTCGCTCGACGCCCGCCGCGGCCACGCCTCCTCCGCCCTGGGATCCGTCCTGGCGTGCGGCCGCCAACTGGAAGCGGTCGGTTGGCGCAACTCCGCCCTCTTCCCCTGGCGGCCCCGCGCCATCGTCCTCCACCACCGCCTGGGCGAGTCCTGCCCGGCCATGGCCCTGGCGGAGGAGGAACTGGCCTGGGCGCGGCAATGGGCGGCCCCCGCCGCCCTCGGCCGCGCCCTGCGCCTGAGGGCCCTGCTGCCCGGCGGTGGGGGCGTCCCCGCCCTGCGCGCGTCCGCCGAGATCCTCCGCACCTCCGCCAACCAGCTCGAACTCGCCCGTACGCTCCTCCATTTGGGCCGGGCCCTGGAGGGCGGCAAGGAATCGACGGCGGTGCTGCGCGAGGCCGCCGACCTCGCCGCCGGCTGCGGCGCCCCCTGGCTGACCGAACGCGCCCGTGCGGCGCTGGGAACCGAGGCCCCCAGTGCGGAGACCCCGCTCACCCACAGCGAGCGCAAGGTCGTCTCGCTTGTGGGTCGGGGGCTGACCAATCAGGAAATCGCCGATGAACTGGGTGTGAGTACACGTGCCGTGGAGAAGCGGCTGACTTCGTGTTACCGGAAGCTGGGCGTTGCGGGGCGACGTGAACTGCTGGGCGGCCGGGGGAGCAGGCGGGGTGTTCGTTCCGCACTGAGTATGCCGTGA
- a CDS encoding helix-turn-helix transcriptional regulator — MTRLTDEQLYAGFIRAGRGRTDPPLLEREEEQAQLRDVVAALDEGRPAVVSVTGRPGFGHNALLRWTARLAEERSVRVLRVSGSLAERDLRHGAVTQLLAMLSEPVEPSLRALRGHRDADGLPGLPQLLQTTRRTPTLVTVEDAQWLDAASLDWLQALVRRLSTGIPLALLIGRTGIDPYGPDWLADAAPSARLTRHLTVRPLSPHAVAALVERICGTPCDEAFAAAAAQASQGSPAVLDAALRCFADAGHRPTADRLPQLCGLITGIIGDRSGRALRGLTDEATAVLRALAVGGDLLDFTLACSLAGLRTVPESRLRAALEMAGFTAPDGSYARIRLPIVRGRVLEDMPAAERADLHARAAHLAYRAVADDEDIARLLLQAPPIGEPWAVHTLRGGFGAALRRGDFARAASYLNRALDEPQAPLERAHISLKLAAAEAVAAPDASDRRLTALLRTPGEGGAWAQLRVRALDMGLARGDDSWGRRAAVQALATADGSERDDLIALYWYAAQNRPEATDVPAPGVPVLPEDPLAPAQAGIRAWQLVARGQHRARAAELARRALEAGSAAPVMPRLIAARALWLTDAAAEAEDHLAAIVAEVRRRHCHPALARALVLSAELHLRGARVDAAERAADAAQQVMPAAAWHPLAAPHLMAVRTVIALETRHHDEARALFDAPMPPGSEYGAHWSYLLFARALVAAEAGRWAVAVELFKESGRWLLRKHWTNPIVLPWRSLAARACRTLGDQEQAQRLISEELTLAHRWGAPSAVDLAHLCAGPIDGRKPQAGAGTGAPAPRELPARLTHAWVLADLATEELTRGDRATAVQLLTELSRFTVTHTSGRLAERVRWLIAQLEQPAAPDDAALPGGWAALSSAERQTAELARRGLGNREIAEQLSVSRRTVEHRLSSTYKKLRITSRKELRARSRPTEEDITDAV, encoded by the coding sequence GTGACGAGGCTGACCGATGAGCAGCTATACGCTGGATTCATACGGGCGGGGCGTGGGCGTACCGACCCGCCCCTGCTCGAACGCGAGGAGGAACAGGCGCAGTTGCGCGACGTGGTGGCCGCGCTCGACGAGGGCCGCCCCGCCGTCGTCTCGGTGACCGGCCGCCCCGGTTTCGGCCACAACGCCCTGCTGCGCTGGACCGCCCGCCTCGCCGAGGAGCGCTCGGTGCGCGTGCTGCGCGTCAGCGGATCCCTGGCCGAGCGCGACCTGCGCCACGGAGCCGTGACCCAGCTCCTCGCCATGCTGAGCGAGCCGGTCGAACCGTCCCTGCGGGCCCTGCGCGGGCACCGCGACGCGGACGGCCTGCCGGGCCTGCCCCAACTCCTGCAGACCACGCGCCGCACCCCCACGCTCGTGACGGTGGAGGACGCACAGTGGCTGGACGCCGCCTCCCTGGACTGGCTGCAGGCCCTGGTGCGCCGGCTGTCCACCGGCATCCCCCTCGCACTGCTCATCGGCCGCACCGGCATCGACCCGTACGGGCCCGACTGGCTGGCCGACGCCGCCCCCTCCGCGCGGCTGACCCGCCACCTCACCGTGCGGCCGCTGAGCCCTCACGCGGTGGCCGCCCTCGTCGAACGGATCTGCGGCACACCCTGCGACGAGGCGTTCGCCGCCGCGGCCGCCCAGGCGTCCCAGGGCAGCCCGGCCGTACTGGACGCGGCCCTGCGCTGCTTCGCCGACGCCGGCCACCGGCCGACCGCCGACCGCCTCCCGCAGCTGTGCGGCCTGATCACCGGCATCATCGGCGACCGCTCCGGGCGCGCCCTGAGGGGACTGACCGACGAGGCCACCGCCGTGCTGCGCGCGCTGGCCGTCGGCGGCGACCTGCTGGACTTCACGCTGGCCTGTTCGCTGGCCGGGCTGCGCACCGTACCCGAATCGCGGCTGCGCGCGGCACTGGAGATGGCCGGCTTCACCGCTCCCGACGGTTCCTACGCACGCATTCGCCTGCCCATCGTCCGGGGCCGCGTCCTGGAGGACATGCCCGCCGCCGAACGCGCCGACCTGCACGCCCGCGCGGCCCACCTCGCCTACCGGGCCGTGGCCGACGACGAGGACATCGCCCGCCTCCTTCTCCAGGCGCCCCCCATCGGCGAGCCCTGGGCGGTCCACACCCTGCGCGGCGGCTTCGGCGCCGCCCTGCGCCGCGGCGACTTCGCCCGCGCCGCCAGCTACCTCAACCGCGCCCTCGACGAGCCCCAAGCCCCCCTGGAACGCGCCCACATCAGCCTCAAACTGGCCGCCGCCGAGGCGGTCGCCGCCCCCGATGCCAGCGACCGCCGGCTCACCGCCCTCCTCCGCACTCCGGGCGAGGGCGGAGCCTGGGCCCAACTGCGCGTACGGGCCCTGGACATGGGCCTGGCCCGGGGCGACGACTCCTGGGGCCGCCGCGCCGCCGTCCAGGCCCTCGCCACCGCAGACGGCAGCGAGCGCGACGACCTGATCGCCCTGTACTGGTACGCCGCCCAGAACCGGCCCGAGGCCACCGACGTGCCCGCCCCCGGCGTCCCCGTCCTGCCCGAAGACCCCCTCGCCCCCGCCCAGGCCGGCATCCGCGCCTGGCAGCTCGTCGCACGCGGCCAGCACCGCGCGAGGGCCGCGGAACTGGCCCGCCGCGCCCTGGAAGCCGGCAGCGCCGCCCCCGTAATGCCGCGCCTGATCGCCGCCAGGGCACTGTGGCTCACCGATGCCGCCGCCGAGGCCGAGGACCACCTTGCCGCCATCGTCGCCGAAGTGCGGCGCCGCCACTGCCATCCCGCCCTCGCCCGCGCCCTGGTCCTCTCCGCCGAACTGCACCTGCGCGGCGCCCGCGTGGACGCCGCCGAACGCGCCGCGGACGCCGCCCAACAGGTGATGCCCGCCGCCGCCTGGCACCCCCTGGCCGCCCCGCACCTCATGGCCGTGCGCACCGTCATCGCCCTGGAGACGCGCCACCACGACGAGGCCCGTGCCCTGTTCGACGCCCCCATGCCACCCGGCTCCGAATACGGCGCCCACTGGTCCTACCTCCTGTTCGCCCGCGCCCTGGTGGCTGCCGAGGCGGGACGCTGGGCCGTGGCTGTCGAACTGTTCAAGGAGAGCGGACGCTGGCTGCTGCGCAAACACTGGACCAACCCCATCGTGCTGCCCTGGCGTTCGCTGGCCGCCCGGGCCTGTCGCACCCTCGGCGACCAGGAACAGGCCCAGCGCCTGATCAGCGAGGAACTCACCCTGGCCCACCGTTGGGGCGCCCCCAGCGCAGTGGACCTGGCCCACCTGTGCGCCGGCCCCATCGACGGCCGGAAACCGCAGGCCGGCGCCGGCACCGGCGCACCCGCCCCGCGCGAGCTGCCCGCCCGGCTCACCCACGCCTGGGTCCTGGCCGACCTCGCCACCGAGGAACTCACCAGGGGCGACCGCGCCACCGCGGTCCAACTGCTGACCGAGCTGTCCCGTTTCACCGTCACCCACACCTCCGGTCGCCTGGCCGAACGCGTACGGTGGCTGATCGCCCAGCTGGAACAGCCCGCCGCCCCCGACGACGCCGCCCTCCCCGGAGGGTGGGCGGCCCTGTCGTCGGCCGAGCGGCAGACCGCCGAACTGGCCCGCCGCGGACTGGGCAATCGGGAGATCGCCGAACAGCTCTCGGTGAGCCGACGCACCGTCGAGCACCGGCTGAGCAGTACGTACAAGAAGCTGCGCATCACCTCACGCAAGGAACTCCGCGCGCGGAGCCGACCGACGGAAGAGGACATAACCGATGCTGTATGA
- a CDS encoding helix-turn-helix transcriptional regulator: MVRDRIGNSGLASGLVGRVDDVRALNRLAHAARRGCARSAVVTGSTGIGKSALLHAFLSGDACRHATVLHGSCEEGTAGDSLGGVRTLLGPTAREGAARYARRALVPGALAGEPPHAPAVQHAFHGLYRLAADALSRRPLVLALDDVHHCDELSLRWLDFLLRRAHALPLLVVLTQQTEAAALAHGVPAGRALADLIAHHRTTTLRLRPLTETDVAEAVRRCFPEPAAPAYATGAWAVTRGNPHLLDRLLSALRAEGAGPSEGGADRIAGSGSRVLARWARDLLDRRPPWVGEVARAVAVLGERGADRVGPLAAVPAEVVEDALTVLREAGLLAAGGRHLMDDAVRAAVLAPLDARGLSDLRTRAALLLSDAGRPAEDVAEHLLPLPWIREPWMPGVLLEAAAQAEARGAPETAARYLYRVLEGDPGSVEVRVRLAGVLAETDPSEAIRLLRGALAPSVDVRTRARIAAQFGTTSLAAREGSAALGMLEDVLGALDAELGPDPLPADRELRTLVESVLLIVGSHGRSTIAATRKRAATMTVPEGDTPAQRQKLAAMAVLTALDGQAPEAAVQCAQRVASFSQLPLKSWSLINSAFVLGLADHTDDALHELDRLLRHGRENSAVWTYSVALATRAMLLHGLGALPEALADARTAVQISGAERWAGTVVLPRLALAGVLVDRGEAVHAEKLLTGTEPVWRDPYMWTHHRYLMVLGRTRHALGDAEGALALFRECGRSLEEAEVRNAAYLPWWAEAACVLAELGRAEEAQEPAAHGTRLARRWGTSRALGLAALARGVATPGEEGVELLGEAVRELSASPARVDHARAELVLGRSLLAADDRRAAREHLRAAADLAQRCGALALGQQARGALLAAGGRMRRMTTSPLDLLTSMERKVAGLAAGGAGNRSIAQSLHVTVRTVETHLTSVYRKLDIAERAQLAQVLRSPGVRGAPAPRQVPRPRGQR; the protein is encoded by the coding sequence TGCCCACGCGGCGCGCCGAGGGTGCGCACGCTCGGCGGTCGTGACCGGCTCCACCGGGATCGGCAAGTCCGCTCTCTTGCACGCCTTCCTCAGTGGGGACGCCTGCCGGCACGCGACGGTTCTGCACGGCTCGTGCGAAGAGGGCACCGCGGGCGACTCCTTGGGCGGCGTACGCACCCTGCTCGGGCCGACCGCGCGGGAAGGCGCCGCCCGGTACGCCCGCCGCGCCCTCGTCCCCGGCGCGCTGGCCGGTGAGCCGCCGCACGCTCCCGCCGTCCAGCACGCGTTCCACGGCCTGTACCGGCTCGCGGCGGACGCACTGAGCCGCCGCCCGCTGGTCCTGGCCCTGGACGACGTCCACCACTGCGACGAACTCTCCCTGCGCTGGCTGGACTTCCTGCTGCGCCGGGCTCACGCCCTCCCCCTGCTCGTCGTCCTCACCCAGCAGACCGAGGCCGCGGCCCTCGCGCACGGCGTCCCGGCCGGCCGCGCCCTGGCGGACCTCATCGCCCACCACCGCACCACGACGCTGCGCCTGCGCCCGCTGACCGAGACGGATGTCGCCGAGGCCGTACGGCGGTGCTTCCCGGAGCCCGCCGCCCCCGCCTACGCCACCGGTGCCTGGGCCGTGACCCGTGGCAACCCCCACCTCCTGGACCGCCTGCTGAGCGCGCTGCGGGCCGAGGGAGCCGGCCCGAGCGAAGGCGGCGCCGACCGGATCGCCGGGAGCGGCTCCCGCGTCCTGGCGCGCTGGGCACGCGATCTCCTGGACCGTCGCCCGCCCTGGGTCGGCGAGGTCGCGCGGGCGGTGGCGGTCCTCGGTGAGCGGGGCGCCGACCGCGTCGGGCCCCTGGCCGCCGTCCCCGCCGAGGTCGTCGAGGACGCCCTGACGGTGCTGCGCGAGGCCGGACTGCTGGCAGCCGGCGGCAGGCACCTGATGGACGACGCGGTGCGGGCGGCGGTGCTGGCACCCCTGGACGCCCGGGGGCTGTCGGACCTGCGCACCCGGGCCGCGCTGCTCCTGAGCGACGCGGGCCGTCCCGCCGAGGACGTCGCCGAGCACCTCCTGCCGCTGCCCTGGATCCGCGAACCGTGGATGCCCGGCGTCCTGTTGGAAGCCGCGGCACAGGCCGAGGCGCGCGGCGCCCCGGAAACCGCGGCCCGCTACCTGTACCGGGTACTGGAAGGGGACCCCGGCAGCGTGGAGGTCCGCGTCCGGCTGGCCGGAGTGCTGGCCGAAACCGACCCGTCCGAGGCCATCCGCCTGCTGCGCGGGGCGCTGGCGCCGAGCGTCGACGTCCGCACCCGGGCGAGGATCGCCGCGCAGTTCGGCACCACCTCCCTGGCCGCGCGCGAGGGCTCCGCCGCGCTGGGCATGCTGGAGGACGTCCTGGGCGCGCTCGACGCCGAACTCGGCCCCGACCCGCTGCCCGCCGACCGGGAACTGCGCACGCTCGTCGAGTCGGTGCTCCTGATCGTGGGCTCGCATGGCCGCAGCACGATCGCCGCGACACGGAAGCGGGCCGCGACGATGACCGTCCCCGAGGGCGACACCCCCGCCCAGCGGCAGAAGCTGGCGGCGATGGCCGTCCTGACGGCACTCGACGGCCAGGCCCCCGAAGCGGCGGTGCAGTGCGCCCAGCGCGTGGCGAGTTTCTCCCAACTCCCCCTGAAGAGCTGGTCCCTGATCAACTCCGCCTTCGTCCTGGGCCTCGCCGACCACACCGACGACGCGCTGCACGAGCTGGACCGTCTCCTGCGGCACGGCCGGGAGAACTCCGCGGTATGGACCTACTCCGTGGCCCTGGCCACCCGCGCCATGCTCCTGCACGGCCTGGGCGCGCTCCCCGAAGCGCTCGCGGACGCCAGGACGGCGGTGCAGATCAGCGGCGCGGAACGGTGGGCGGGGACCGTGGTCCTGCCGCGCCTGGCGCTGGCCGGCGTACTGGTGGACCGGGGCGAGGCCGTGCACGCCGAGAAGCTGCTGACCGGCACCGAACCCGTCTGGCGCGACCCGTACATGTGGACCCACCACCGCTACCTCATGGTCCTCGGCCGGACCCGCCACGCCTTGGGGGACGCGGAGGGCGCACTGGCGCTGTTCCGCGAGTGCGGCAGGTCACTGGAGGAGGCCGAAGTGCGCAACGCGGCATACCTGCCCTGGTGGGCGGAGGCGGCCTGCGTGCTCGCGGAACTGGGCCGCGCCGAGGAGGCCCAGGAGCCCGCCGCGCACGGCACGCGGCTCGCCCGGCGCTGGGGTACCTCGCGCGCCCTGGGCCTGGCCGCTCTGGCCCGCGGCGTGGCCACTCCGGGCGAGGAGGGTGTGGAACTGCTGGGCGAGGCGGTGCGGGAGCTGTCCGCCTCTCCGGCCCGCGTCGACCACGCCCGCGCCGAACTCGTCCTGGGCCGGTCCCTGTTGGCGGCCGACGACCGCCGCGCCGCACGCGAGCACCTGCGCGCCGCGGCCGACCTCGCGCAGCGCTGCGGCGCCCTCGCGCTGGGGCAGCAGGCCCGCGGCGCCCTGTTGGCGGCGGGCGGCCGCATGCGGAGGATGACCACCTCGCCCCTGGACCTGCTCACCAGCATGGAACGCAAGGTCGCCGGCCTCGCCGCCGGCGGCGCCGGCAACCGTTCGATCGCACAGTCGCTGCACGTCACCGTGCGCACGGTCGAGACGCATCTGACAAGCGTGTACCGCAAGCTGGACATCGCCGAGCGCGCCCAGCTCGCCCAGGTCCTCCGCTCCCCGGGCGTCCGCGGGGCTCCGGCGCCACGGCAGGTGCCGCGGCCGCGCGGACAGCGCTGA